In Patescibacteria group bacterium, a single window of DNA contains:
- a CDS encoding O-antigen ligase family protein: MKVFRKLQYNLDSVLEYGIYLLVFLLPLQTRLFLKQAYLGGAFWEYGTISLYLVDIFLIGLLVISTIVIVRKKEPIKIKKIWYLLAFFEFLVFVSIFFADSKSLALYGYIKILLGLFLFFIISESNYSHRKMTLSFLSGVFLQSIIGILQFFKNYSLPSKYLGMATHDPNVLGTFVVELEDKTRILRAYGGLDHPNMYAIFIFLGIFMFVKYLLELKHRNSISFRRQSVYFLILSFLYFSFLFSFSRAAFLIFIIYILFLIYWSIRDRNRRELIFKIILTFFTISIISFSLYGNLYLQRFNSSSRLENISNTERLNQTNEAINIIKENLFSGIGINNYTSQLKLFDIEEREAWNYQPVHNVYLLSLAELGLLGFITFLTIFAFLLYKCFKNKLFFDFFLIISILMLFLFDHWLWSLHFGIMFLFFILALIQRKISA; this comes from the coding sequence ATGAAAGTATTTCGAAAATTACAATATAATTTGGATAGTGTTTTAGAATACGGAATCTATCTTTTGGTTTTTTTGTTGCCATTGCAAACAAGATTGTTTTTGAAACAAGCATATTTAGGAGGAGCCTTTTGGGAATACGGAACCATTAGTCTTTATCTTGTTGATATATTTTTGATTGGACTCTTAGTTATCTCGACTATCGTGATTGTCAGAAAGAAAGAACCAATAAAGATTAAAAAAATCTGGTATTTGCTAGCATTTTTTGAGTTTTTAGTTTTTGTCTCAATCTTTTTTGCCGATTCTAAATCGTTGGCCCTGTATGGATATATTAAAATACTTTTAGGTCTATTTTTATTTTTTATAATAAGTGAAAGTAATTACAGTCATAGAAAAATGACACTTAGTTTTTTATCTGGTGTTTTTTTACAATCGATCATAGGTATTTTACAATTCTTTAAGAATTATTCACTTCCTAGTAAATATTTGGGGATGGCGACGCATGACCCAAACGTACTTGGAACATTTGTTGTTGAGCTAGAAGATAAAACTAGGATACTTCGTGCCTACGGAGGACTTGACCATCCTAACATGTATGCAATATTTATTTTTCTTGGAATTTTTATGTTTGTTAAATATCTCTTAGAGTTAAAACATAGAAATTCTATTTCTTTTAGGAGACAGTCTGTATATTTTTTAATTTTAAGTTTTTTATACTTTTCTTTTTTGTTTAGTTTTTCAAGAGCAGCCTTTTTAATATTCATTATCTATATATTATTTTTAATATATTGGTCGATACGAGACAGGAATAGAAGAGAATTAATATTCAAAATAATATTAACTTTTTTTACTATTTCAATTATTTCTTTTTCTCTTTATGGTAATTTGTATTTGCAAAGATTTAATTCAAGCTCTAGGTTGGAAAATATATCCAATACAGAAAGATTGAATCAGACAAATGAAGCAATCAATATTATTAAAGAAAATTTATTTTCTGGAATTGGTATAAATAATTATACGAGCCAATTGAAGTTGTTTGATATTGAAGAGAGAGAAGCCTGGAACTACCAACCTGTCCATAATGTGTATTTGCTTTCTTTAGCTGAGCTTGGTTTATTGGGTTTTATTACTTTCCTCACTATTTTTGCTTTTTTGCTTTATAAATGTTTTAAAAATAAACTATTTTTCGATTTTTTTCTTATTATATCAATCTTGATGCTTTTTCTTTTTGATCATTGGCTCTGGAGTTTGCATTTTGGGATTATGTTTTTATTTTTTATCTTGGCCTTGATTCAAAGAAAAATAAGCGCTTGA
- a CDS encoding DNA recombination protein RmuC codes for MQNIFIIILLILLTLGVISVILLLLRKKDLGDSDKLVVMLEKLSQLENQNNTLRQEMDGKLSQTHKSNQDQQGQIMKTVEGITGQSAKLIADVSERLTKLDETNKQVVNFSAQLQNLQDILKNPKQRGIIGEYYLEETLKNVLPPNSYQMQYGFKDGTIVDAIVRVKDKIIPVDSKFSLENYEKIINTSDKDVRDKYVKLFKNDLKVRIDETSKYVKPNEGTMDFAFMFIPSESIYYDLLVGSVGTGVNSRDLIEYAFKEKHVIIVSPTSFLAYLQTVLQGLRALQIEESAKEIRANVEKLGKHMLSYEDFMKKLGLSMGTTVNHYNNAYKELKKIDKDVVKITEGKSEMEPLVIDKPKEE; via the coding sequence ATGCAAAATATATTTATAATTATATTACTTATTTTACTAACCTTAGGGGTAATCTCTGTTATTCTTCTTCTTCTGCGCAAAAAAGACCTGGGAGACAGTGATAAGCTGGTTGTAATGCTTGAGAAGCTGTCTCAACTTGAGAATCAGAATAATACTTTAAGGCAAGAAATGGATGGAAAGTTGTCACAAACTCACAAATCCAATCAAGACCAACAAGGACAAATAATGAAGACCGTTGAAGGAATTACTGGACAGTCTGCTAAGTTGATTGCTGATGTTTCGGAGAGACTAACAAAGCTCGATGAAACCAACAAACAGGTTGTTAATTTTTCGGCTCAATTGCAGAATTTGCAGGATATTTTGAAGAACCCAAAACAGAGAGGAATTATTGGAGAATATTATCTTGAAGAGACTTTAAAAAATGTTTTACCCCCAAATTCGTATCAAATGCAGTATGGGTTTAAAGACGGAACTATTGTTGATGCTATTGTTCGGGTGAAAGACAAAATAATTCCAGTTGATTCAAAGTTTTCTCTGGAGAATTATGAAAAAATAATAAATACATCCGACAAAGATGTTCGTGATAAATATGTAAAGCTTTTTAAGAATGATTTGAAAGTGAGGATTGATGAAACTTCAAAATATGTAAAACCAAATGAAGGAACGATGGATTTTGCTTTTATGTTTATTCCCTCTGAATCTATTTATTATGATTTACTAGTAGGATCTGTTGGAACAGGAGTTAATTCAAGAGATTTGATTGAATACGCCTTCAAAGAAAAGCATGTTATTATTGTTTCACCAACCAGCTTCCTGGCTTATTTGCAGACTGTTTTACAGGGCTTAAGAGCACTACAAATAGAAGAATCAGCTAAAGAGATAAGGGCGAATGTCGAAAAGCTTGGAAAACATATGTTGAGTTACGAGGATTTTATGAAAAAACTCGGCCTCAGTATGGGTACTACGGTTAATCATTATAATAATGCTTATAAGGAACTAAAAAAGATTGATAAAGATGTTGTTAAGATAACTGAAGGTAAGTCTGAAATGGAACCGCTTGTGATAGATAAACCGAAGGAAGAATAG
- a CDS encoding YdcF family protein: MKTFVVHGCGNSGYELDQDSLSRCLKTIELSNINDKIILTGGVFTKNQNNISVSEAMRKFFIERGYKTIIVENKSRTTIENCEFLLPLLNEDREILVITSSYHILRTSLVWRLFFSKRVKMIGDRNFQLFSTKKIIVEIIGVIVLFLYKNGCKIPELKIRKKRSL; encoded by the coding sequence ATGAAAACATTTGTTGTTCATGGATGTGGCAATTCTGGTTATGAGCTTGATCAAGATTCTTTAAGCAGATGCTTGAAAACTATTGAATTGTCTAATATAAACGATAAAATAATTCTAACAGGAGGTGTTTTTACAAAAAACCAAAACAATATTTCAGTTTCTGAAGCAATGAGGAAATTTTTTATTGAAAGAGGATATAAAACAATTATTGTAGAAAACAAAAGTCGCACAACCATAGAAAATTGTGAGTTTCTTTTACCTCTACTTAATGAGGATAGGGAAATATTGGTTATTACGTCCTCTTATCATATACTAAGAACTTCTCTAGTCTGGAGGTTATTTTTTTCTAAAAGAGTAAAAATGATCGGTGATAGAAACTTTCAATTATTTTCAACTAAGAAAATAATAGTAGAAATTATTGGTGTTATTGTTCTATTTCTTTATAAAAACGGGTGTAAAATACCCGAGCTAAAAATAAGGAAAAAACGATCATTGTAA